From the genome of Candidatus Thermoplasmatota archaeon, one region includes:
- a CDS encoding dipeptidase, translating into MPDPVAHARARRETSLAELFELLRIPSVSAQPERAKDMERAATWVADAMRRAGLENVEVVPTGARDARGHPWIYGDWLHAEGAPTVLVYGHYDVQPAEPLELWHSPAFEPTVRDGKVYARGATDDKGQMFTHIKGVEAHLAANGRLPVNVKFMIEGEEEVGSRNLEQAVRDHAKRLAADVVLISDSSMWDEKHPSIVYSLRGLAYFYVTARGAAGDLHSGTFGGAVPNAVEWLAKLLAAAKDPKTGRVLIPGFYEGAEVDADERKALAKLPFNEAKYRRSLGLGKLFVEKGWTPIEATTVRPTFEVNGFWGGYIGAGQKTVLPNEAHAKVSMRLVGRQDPQKVGRRFRAFVKDFEKRAPGIRFKVEQPSANPPAKVPIDHRALGAGVRALEGAFPGTKVVFAAEGGSIPVVGTFADVLGVPTVLMGFGLHDENLHAPNEHIRVANFERGIEASVRFFDALAKETPASLAGRAKRPKKARARGRR; encoded by the coding sequence ATGCCGGACCCGGTCGCGCACGCCCGCGCGCGCCGCGAGACGAGCCTCGCGGAGCTGTTTGAGCTTCTGCGCATCCCGAGCGTGAGCGCCCAACCCGAGCGCGCGAAGGACATGGAGCGCGCCGCGACGTGGGTCGCGGATGCGATGCGGCGGGCGGGCCTCGAGAACGTCGAGGTCGTTCCGACCGGCGCGCGCGACGCACGGGGCCACCCCTGGATCTACGGCGACTGGCTCCATGCGGAGGGCGCCCCGACGGTGCTGGTCTACGGCCATTACGACGTCCAGCCTGCGGAGCCGCTCGAGCTCTGGCACTCGCCCGCCTTCGAGCCCACGGTGCGCGACGGAAAGGTGTACGCGCGCGGCGCGACGGACGACAAGGGTCAGATGTTCACGCACATCAAGGGCGTCGAGGCGCACCTCGCCGCGAACGGACGCCTGCCGGTGAACGTGAAGTTCATGATCGAGGGCGAGGAGGAGGTGGGAAGCCGCAACCTCGAGCAGGCGGTGCGCGATCACGCGAAGCGGCTCGCGGCCGACGTGGTCCTCATCTCCGACTCCTCCATGTGGGACGAGAAGCACCCCTCCATCGTCTACAGCCTGCGCGGTCTCGCTTACTTCTACGTCACGGCGCGCGGCGCCGCGGGCGACCTGCACTCGGGCACGTTCGGCGGCGCCGTCCCGAACGCGGTCGAGTGGCTCGCGAAGCTCCTCGCCGCCGCGAAGGACCCGAAGACGGGCCGCGTGCTCATCCCCGGATTCTACGAAGGGGCGGAGGTCGATGCCGACGAGCGCAAGGCCCTCGCGAAGCTGCCGTTCAACGAGGCGAAGTATCGGCGGTCCCTCGGTCTCGGGAAGCTCTTCGTGGAGAAGGGCTGGACGCCCATCGAGGCCACCACCGTGCGGCCGACGTTCGAAGTCAACGGCTTCTGGGGCGGGTACATCGGCGCGGGTCAGAAGACCGTGCTCCCGAACGAGGCCCACGCGAAGGTCTCGATGCGTCTCGTCGGGAGGCAGGACCCGCAGAAGGTCGGAAGACGGTTCCGCGCGTTCGTCAAGGACTTCGAGAAGCGCGCGCCCGGCATCCGCTTCAAGGTCGAGCAGCCGAGCGCGAACCCCCCGGCGAAGGTGCCGATCGACCATCGCGCGCTCGGCGCCGGCGTGCGCGCCCTCGAAGGCGCCTTCCCGGGAACGAAGGTCGTGTTCGCGGCCGAGGGAGGCTCCATCCCGGTCGTCGGGACGTTCGCGGACGTCCTCGGCGTCCCCACCGTCCTCATGGGCTTCGGCCTCCACGACGAGAACCTGCATGCGCCGAACGAGCACATCC
- a CDS encoding cation:proton antiporter, with translation MAIDPLPILATFAGVIALGFLGYVLFDRTRITDVLLLIAFGVLVGPVFGVFDVEGFKSASGLVGTLALIVIMFDGGLGLHLRDLVSGIARSTVLAVVGFVATVGLIAGVGHFHLGLDWPAAALLGTILGGTSGVIIMPIISRTTAANGTRVLLSVESALTDVLCVIGTVTLVAFFTTTADASSGERVGGALRSIASQFSTAIVLGLFGGVVWLRLLKRLQSMRYSYMITLSAILFLYVGAEAVGGNGAIAALIFGVVLGNGFIIARKLAFEGLEFSDQQRQFQSEVAFLIRAFFFVYLGVILDPALVLQTRFLVDAAVILAAALAARVLAVSLATRGDGETSKDRGLITLLFPRGLAAAVLAGLPAAAGVPGTESFVALAFIVIVATNLVGTGAVVGYEMKKRRMVDVPVVAPTAEAPASVPDEAAR, from the coding sequence TTGGCGATCGACCCGCTCCCGATCCTCGCGACGTTCGCCGGCGTGATCGCGCTCGGGTTCCTCGGCTACGTCCTTTTCGACCGCACCCGCATCACGGACGTCCTGCTCCTCATCGCCTTCGGCGTCCTCGTGGGCCCCGTGTTCGGCGTCTTCGACGTCGAGGGCTTCAAGAGCGCGAGCGGTCTCGTGGGCACGCTCGCGCTCATCGTCATCATGTTCGATGGCGGGCTCGGCCTCCATCTCCGCGACCTCGTCTCGGGCATCGCGCGCTCGACCGTGCTCGCGGTCGTGGGCTTCGTCGCGACGGTGGGGCTCATCGCGGGCGTCGGCCATTTCCACCTCGGCCTCGATTGGCCGGCGGCGGCGCTCCTCGGCACCATCCTCGGCGGCACGTCGGGCGTCATCATCATGCCGATCATCTCGCGCACGACCGCCGCGAACGGCACGCGCGTCCTGCTTTCGGTCGAGAGCGCCCTCACGGACGTGCTCTGCGTCATCGGCACCGTGACGCTCGTCGCCTTCTTCACGACGACCGCCGACGCGAGCTCGGGCGAGCGCGTAGGCGGAGCGCTCCGGAGCATCGCCTCGCAATTCTCGACGGCGATCGTGCTCGGCCTCTTCGGAGGCGTGGTGTGGCTGCGTCTCCTCAAGCGTCTCCAGTCGATGCGCTACAGCTACATGATCACGCTCTCGGCCATCCTCTTCCTCTACGTGGGCGCCGAGGCCGTGGGCGGCAACGGAGCGATCGCGGCCCTCATCTTCGGCGTCGTGCTCGGAAACGGCTTCATCATCGCGAGGAAGCTCGCCTTCGAGGGTCTCGAGTTCAGCGACCAGCAGCGCCAGTTCCAATCCGAGGTGGCGTTCCTCATCCGCGCCTTCTTCTTCGTGTACCTCGGCGTCATCCTCGACCCCGCGCTCGTCCTTCAGACGAGGTTCCTCGTCGACGCCGCCGTCATCCTCGCGGCCGCCCTCGCCGCGCGCGTGCTCGCCGTCTCGCTCGCGACGCGCGGAGACGGCGAGACCTCGAAGGATCGCGGGCTCATCACGCTCCTCTTTCCCCGCGGCCTCGCGGCGGCGGTGCTCGCGGGCCTCCCGGCGGCGGCCGGCGTTCCCGGCACGGAGAGCTTTGTAGCCCTCGCGTTCATCGTCATCGTCGCGACGAACCTCGTGGGCACGGGGGCCGTCGTCGGCTACGAGATGAAGAAGCGGCGGATGGTCGACGTGCCTGTCGTCGCGCCCACGGCCGAAGCGCCGGCATCCGTTCCCGACGAAGCCGCCCGCTGA
- a CDS encoding CapA family protein → MPRVALAGDVMLGRHVGERLREAGAEHVWGGTLPALLAADLRFVNLECVVSNRGAPVDKTFNFRAPPEAIAALRAAAIDAVTLANNHVFDYGPEAFVDMLERLDAAGIARAGAGRDADEAWTPAFVESRGMRVGLLAFTDNEPGWAAGPSRPGVAWCPIEPGSRAHGSLLARVARAHRACDALVVAAHWGPNMRTRPTRAFETFARSVVDAGAAVFWGTSAHVIQGVERRRRSLILYDTGDFVDDYRVDPRLRNDRSFLYEVDLGHGEARALRLTPVLIDPRRAAVDLAPGEDAEATRRALDRRSRAYGSRFDEEGGRLVMRAAH, encoded by the coding sequence ATGCCCAGGGTCGCGCTTGCGGGTGACGTCATGCTCGGTCGCCATGTCGGGGAACGGCTGAGGGAGGCCGGCGCGGAGCACGTCTGGGGCGGGACGCTTCCGGCGCTCCTCGCCGCCGATCTGCGCTTCGTGAACCTCGAATGCGTCGTCTCGAACCGGGGCGCCCCGGTCGATAAGACCTTCAACTTCCGGGCGCCCCCCGAGGCGATCGCCGCGCTGCGCGCGGCCGCAATCGACGCGGTGACGCTCGCGAACAACCACGTTTTCGACTACGGACCGGAAGCGTTCGTGGACATGCTCGAGCGGCTCGACGCCGCGGGGATCGCGCGCGCGGGCGCGGGTCGCGACGCGGATGAAGCCTGGACGCCCGCATTCGTGGAATCCCGCGGCATGCGGGTCGGTCTCCTCGCCTTCACCGACAACGAGCCCGGTTGGGCCGCGGGGCCCTCGCGTCCCGGCGTCGCGTGGTGTCCGATCGAACCCGGGTCGCGGGCCCACGGTTCGCTGCTTGCGCGCGTGGCCCGCGCCCACCGGGCATGCGACGCGCTGGTCGTGGCCGCGCACTGGGGCCCGAACATGAGGACGCGACCGACGCGCGCGTTCGAAACCTTCGCGCGATCCGTCGTGGACGCGGGGGCGGCCGTCTTCTGGGGGACGAGCGCCCACGTCATCCAGGGCGTCGAGCGGCGACGCCGCTCGCTCATCCTTTACGACACGGGGGATTTCGTGGACGATTATCGGGTGGACCCACGGCTGCGCAACGACCGTTCTTTCCTCTACGAGGTGGACCTCGGTCACGGCGAAGCGCGCGCGTTGAGGCTCACCCCCGTTCTCATCGACCCGCGACGCGCGGCGGTCGACCTCGCGCCCGGCGAGGACGCGGAGGCGACCCGCCGCGCGCTCGACCGGCGGTCCCGCGCCTATGGATCCCGGTTCGACGAGGAGGGCGGGCGGCTCGTCATGCGAGCCGCCCATTGA
- a CDS encoding aminopeptidase, whose amino-acid sequence MGSLDQGARNVVTTCLAVKRGERVVLVTDGSTRDIGDAIERHARAATDAVERFDLDDLGARPLKEVPKALAEAASRADVTVWAAASVKGELPARMEFRKYIRGRARHGHMPGVTRVLMEEGMNADYDAVEALTLKVFERAKRARTARVTNPNGTDFSVEFKSDWKWLADTGKFHRRGDWGNLPAGETYTAPYRMNGRVVTNLLGDFFSEKYGELVPPVRFDVRDSWVDLESIAGGTPEVVAEFRAYLQTGPNSARAGEFALGTNLGLTRLVGNLLQDEKIVGVHVAFGNPYPEETGAPWHEKTHVDCVILETDVWLDGERVQQAGRYVL is encoded by the coding sequence ATGGGCTCCCTCGACCAGGGCGCGCGCAACGTCGTGACCACGTGCCTCGCCGTCAAGCGCGGCGAGCGCGTCGTCCTCGTGACGGATGGATCGACACGCGACATCGGAGACGCGATCGAGCGTCACGCGCGCGCGGCGACGGACGCGGTCGAGCGCTTCGATCTCGACGACCTCGGCGCGCGACCGCTCAAGGAGGTCCCCAAGGCGCTCGCCGAAGCCGCTTCCCGCGCGGACGTCACCGTCTGGGCCGCCGCGAGCGTGAAGGGCGAGCTGCCCGCGCGGATGGAATTCCGCAAGTACATCCGCGGTCGCGCCCGGCACGGCCACATGCCCGGGGTCACGCGCGTCCTCATGGAGGAGGGCATGAACGCGGACTACGACGCCGTCGAGGCGCTCACCCTCAAGGTGTTCGAGCGAGCCAAGCGCGCGCGCACCGCCCGCGTCACGAACCCGAACGGAACGGACTTCTCGGTCGAGTTCAAGAGCGACTGGAAGTGGCTCGCCGACACCGGCAAGTTCCACCGCAGGGGGGATTGGGGAAACCTTCCCGCGGGCGAGACGTACACCGCGCCGTACCGCATGAACGGGCGCGTCGTCACGAACCTGCTCGGGGACTTCTTCTCCGAGAAATACGGGGAGCTCGTGCCTCCGGTGCGCTTCGACGTGCGCGATTCGTGGGTCGACCTCGAAAGCATCGCGGGCGGCACCCCCGAGGTCGTCGCCGAGTTCCGCGCCTATCTGCAGACGGGGCCCAACTCGGCGCGGGCGGGCGAGTTCGCGCTCGGCACGAACCTGGGCCTCACGCGGCTCGTCGGCAACCTCCTCCAGGACGAGAAGATCGTGGGCGTCCACGTCGCGTTCGGAAACCCGTATCCCGAGGAGACGGGCGCGCCCTGGCACGAGAAGACCCACGTCGACTGCGTCATCCTCGAGACCGACGTGTGGCTCGACGGCGAGAGGGTCCAGCAAGCAGGGCGCTACGTCCTCTGA
- a CDS encoding leucyl aminopeptidase, with translation MRHAGFRIALKLVVRQGQVQEVPTDLVVVNLFEGVKKPAGATGAVDAASGGAIARALAAGDFKGKLKETLVLYPGEGAAKRILLIGLGDPAKTDLDKVRQVSARAAKRARELGVASFATVAHGAGIGGLPAKAVGQALAEGALLGLYRFDRYRGEGTKKKAEEERGRLAEVILVENDRRRLADLQEGVRVGAIIAESTNFTRDIAAVSGPDAHPEAIAKTVAAMAREVGLKCTVLAKKEIEKLGMGGLLGVNQGSAREPRFVVLEHEGSKSGAPFVAVGKGITFDTGGISIKPADKMDEMKSDKSGAAAVFGFLRACALLKIPQRVVGLAPLTDNMPSGSALKPGDVITAMNGKTMEIINTDAEGRLVLADALSYAARYDPAAVVDLATLTGGVVVALGNQTSGIMGNSEELMARLEASATRTRERVFRLPFYEEYDRLVDSKIADVKNSGGRPAHAIQGGKFLERFVDYPWVHVDIAGTAWDDGARPGYNEEYSPGPATGAGVRLLVDLAQNWKPMPKVKKST, from the coding sequence GTGCGCCACGCGGGGTTTCGCATCGCGCTCAAGCTCGTCGTCCGGCAGGGTCAGGTCCAGGAGGTCCCGACGGACCTCGTCGTCGTCAATCTCTTCGAAGGCGTGAAGAAGCCCGCGGGCGCGACGGGCGCCGTGGACGCGGCCTCGGGCGGCGCGATCGCCCGGGCGCTCGCGGCCGGCGATTTCAAGGGGAAGCTCAAGGAGACGCTCGTCCTCTACCCGGGGGAAGGCGCCGCGAAGCGCATCCTGCTCATCGGCCTCGGCGACCCCGCGAAGACCGACCTCGACAAGGTCCGCCAGGTCTCCGCGCGCGCCGCGAAACGCGCCCGCGAGCTCGGCGTCGCGTCGTTCGCGACGGTCGCGCACGGCGCCGGCATCGGGGGGCTCCCCGCGAAGGCCGTGGGCCAAGCGCTTGCCGAGGGCGCCCTCCTCGGCCTCTATCGCTTCGACCGCTACCGCGGCGAGGGGACGAAGAAGAAGGCCGAGGAGGAGCGCGGCCGGCTCGCCGAGGTCATCCTTGTCGAGAACGACCGCCGCCGGCTCGCGGACCTCCAGGAAGGCGTCCGCGTCGGCGCGATCATCGCGGAGAGCACGAACTTCACGCGCGACATCGCCGCCGTCTCGGGACCCGACGCGCATCCCGAAGCGATCGCGAAGACCGTCGCTGCCATGGCCAGGGAGGTCGGCCTCAAGTGCACCGTCCTCGCGAAGAAGGAGATCGAGAAGCTCGGCATGGGCGGCCTCCTCGGCGTCAACCAGGGAAGCGCGCGCGAGCCCCGCTTCGTCGTCCTCGAGCACGAGGGCTCGAAGTCCGGCGCCCCGTTCGTCGCGGTCGGGAAGGGGATCACGTTCGACACGGGCGGCATCTCGATCAAGCCCGCGGACAAGATGGACGAGATGAAAAGCGACAAGTCCGGCGCCGCCGCGGTCTTCGGGTTCCTGCGGGCCTGCGCGCTCCTCAAGATCCCCCAGCGCGTCGTCGGGCTCGCGCCGCTCACGGACAACATGCCGTCCGGGTCCGCGCTCAAGCCGGGCGACGTCATCACGGCGATGAACGGCAAGACGATGGAGATCATCAACACGGACGCCGAAGGTCGCCTCGTGCTCGCGGACGCGCTCTCGTACGCGGCGCGCTACGACCCGGCCGCGGTGGTCGACCTCGCGACGCTCACGGGCGGCGTCGTGGTGGCGCTCGGCAACCAGACCTCCGGCATCATGGGCAACAGCGAGGAGCTGATGGCGCGCCTCGAGGCGAGCGCGACGCGCACGCGGGAGCGCGTGTTCCGGCTGCCCTTCTACGAGGAGTACGACCGGCTCGTCGACTCGAAGATCGCGGACGTGAAGAATTCCGGCGGCCGCCCCGCGCACGCGATCCAGGGCGGCAAGTTTCTCGAGCGTTTCGTCGACTACCCGTGGGTGCACGTCGACATCGCGGGGACGGCGTGGGACGACGGCGCGCGCCCGGGCTACAACGAGGAGTACAGCCCCGGCCCCGCGACGGGGGCGGGCGTGCGGCTCCTCGTGGACCTCGCCCAGAACTGGAAACCCATGCCGAAGGTCAAGAAGTCGACCTGA